One window of Nicotiana tomentosiformis chromosome 11, ASM39032v3, whole genome shotgun sequence genomic DNA carries:
- the LOC104090970 gene encoding uncharacterized protein isoform X3 gives MAEQMMIGKNEGRLRFELVPSQRVVELSWREHSPIFEGVPENSFQMEAILGPDSQPFQTFISDHWSNSEEKRSEAEWMFNMMKQKDPESIALKLVDYLGPSHDIYYRERCAGLLRKLLNDNDLCTWHNLSVSTQSIIKSMIVDRFSVEEPGFIIQELLITVWTLIDSVRADKTWPELLPPLYQCVTNSSLDPYLKGAACIIFAILSKDIGETTVPCVKDLHKLFLNTLNDDTLHLQVRITAARAVITFIQSVPSSNEKERFQELLPGMMKALTDTLNNKRREDAAEQVLLFLIKLAKNEPRFLRRQLVDVVGTMFDIAEDKSLEERTRHLAIEFVLALVEAREKAPGMMKKLPLFTTTCFAVLLNLLLDIKDKPSWHSSEIWNDQAGVTDNYIYGRECLSRFSKALGGKTIAPIALEQLDAYLIVPEWEKRHAALIALSQIAEGSSKVMMKYLEQIVYMVLHAFQDPHPRVRWAAINAVAQFSIDFCPHLQVQYHNLVLPALAAAMDDFQHPRVQAHAALAVSDFCKSNKPETLVRYLNRILNKQLVLLQNDNEMVQRAALKALSGIADLSKEQFREYYDFVMPYLKTIRVNANDKSNHKLQVRAFECISLVALAVGKEKFRDDLEQVMEVLKSFQKSQVRESDTIVYILQACNRICQCIGKDFLPHMSTVMPSLVECAQFEPDKTVSTDKLYDSIHKVKFVNEMICIKGCDLLEVKSIACGLLGRYAHNLKEEFYPWISQVVSVLVPLLKFYIDDDVRNYANYALSSLLPSAKLAVDKEIAQGGNQSHFKQLSGDIILALGDALYSEPQAKICANILWGLNECLLICGSLLMEDQVRSIIYEIKHVLMESSRRNGELAKRAKSEDFDAEEAELLRAVRELEEEVCRNVGNILITLIQTFKAAFLPFFDELSSYLLPMMGKDKTAAERSVCFHVFDILVVYCGEAALKYYNIYLPFLLDSSDDENPVVRQNALYGLGLCAEHGGSVFKPFVGEALSRINVVITHLPDREPENLSAYYNAAFALGKICQFHQESIDSTQIIPAWLNCLPIKEDTVKAKVVHKQLCSMVERSDGELLGPNYQYLPKVISVFVEYQQPPWHQHAHCYCRSRRWNWNPFITRGRC, from the exons ATGGCCGAGCAAATGATGATTGGAAAAAATGAAGGCAGGCTAAGGTTTGAATTGGTACCAAGTCAGCGCGTCGTTGAATTGAGTTGGAGAGAGCATTCCCCCATTTTTGAAGGAGTTCCTGAAAATTCG TTCCAGATGGAGGCGATTCTGGGGCCTGATTCACAGCCATTTCAAACCTTTATTTCCGATCACTGGTCCAACTCTGAGGAGAAACGATCCGAGGCTGAGTGGATGTTCAACATGATGAAGCAAAAGGATCCAGAGTCCATTGCTCTTAAGCTTGTTGACTATCTTGGCCCTTCCCATGACATTTATTACCGTGAAAGGTGTGCTGGACTCCTTCGCAAGTTGCTTAATGATAATGACTTGTGCACTTGGCATAATCTAAGTGTCTCCACTCAATCTATCATCAAATCTATGATCGTTGATCGTTTCTCCGTTGAAGAACCAGGATTCATCATTCAAGAGCTCCTTATAACTGTTTGGACGCTTATTGATTCAGTTCGTGCAGATAAAACCTGGCCTGAATTATTGCCACCCCTGTACCAATGTGTCACTAATTCCAGTTTAGACCCGTACTTAAAAGGGGCAGCTTGCATAATATTTGCGATTCTATCTAAGGACATAGGCGAAACAACAGTACCTTGCGTAAAAGATTTGCACAAGCTATTCCTTAATACACTGAATGATGATACCCTCCACCTCCAAGTGAGGATCACTGCCGCAAGAGCTGTGATCACCTTTATTCAGAGCGTACCGAGTTCTAATGAAAAAGAGCGGTTTCAAGAATTATTGCCAGGTATGATGAAGGCTTTGACTGACACATTGAACAACAAGAGGAGGGAGGATGCAGCAGAGCAGGTGCTGTTATTTCTTATAAAGTTGGCGAAGAATGAACCTAGGTTCTTGAGGAGGCAGCTAGTGGATGTGGTGGGTACCATGTTTGACATAGCAGAGGATAAGAGTTTGGAAGAAAGGACAAGGCACTTGGCAATTGAGTTCGTATTAGCTTTGGTTGAGGCTAGGGAGAAGGCCCCTGGTATGATGAAGAAGCTGCCTTTGTTTACTACCACTTGTTTTGCagtgttgttgaatttgttgctGGATATTAAGGACAAGCCTAGCTGGCATAGTTCGGAGATCTGGAATGACCAGGCAGGGGTTACTGATAACTACATTTATGGTCGGGAGTGTTTAAGCCGGTTTTCTAAAGCATTAGGTGGCAAGACTATAGCTCCTATTGCACTAGAGCAGCTGGATGCTTATTTGATAGTCCCTGAGTGGGAGAAACGGCACGCAGCTCTCATTGCACTTTCTCAGATAGCTGAAGGAAGCTCAAAG GTGATGATGAAGTATTTGGAGCAAATAGTGTATATGGTTCTGCATGCTTTCCAAGATCCTCATCCTCGAGTCAGATGGGCTGCTATTAATGCAGTTGCGCAGTTCTCAATTGACTTCTGTCCACATTTGCAAGTACAATACCATAACTTAGTATTGCCTGCATTAGCTGCAGCTATGGATGATTTTCAACATCCTCGAGTGCAG GCACATGCAGCTTTAGCTGTCTCGGATTTCTGTAAATCTAACAAGCCAGAAACTTTGGTACGCTACTTAAATAGAATACTCAACAAACAGCTTGTACTTTTACAG AACGACAACGAAATGGTTCAAAGAGCAGCATTAAAGGCATTGTCTGGTATTGCTGATTTATCTAAG GAGCAATTCCGAGAGTACTATGATTTTGTAATGCCATATTTGAAAACTATCCGGGTAAATGCAAATGATAAATCTAATCACAAGCTTCAAGTCAGAGCCTTCGAGTGCATAAGCCTGGTTGCATTGGCTGTAGGCAAAGAGAAATTCAGAGATGACTTAGAGCAG GTTATGGAAGTGCTCAAGTCATTTCAAAAATCACAAGTGAGAGAGTCTGATACTATTGTTTATATTCTACAG GCATGTAACAGAATTTGTCAGTGCATAGGAAAGGATTTTCTTCCTCACATGAGTACAGTCATGCCCTCTTTAGTTGAATGTGCTCAATTTGAGCCCGATAAGACTGTATCGACTGATAAATTGTATGATAG TATACACAAAGTCAAGTTTGTGAATGAAATGATATGCATCAAAGGATGTGACCTCTTAGAGGTGAAATCTATAGCCTGTGGTCTCCTTGGTAGATATGCTCATAATTTGAAGGAAGAATTCTATCCATGGATTTCCCAG GTTGTTTCAGTTTTAGTTCCGCTTCTTAAATTCTATATCGACGATGATGTCAGGAACTATGCTAATTATG CATTGTCATCCCTGTTGCCTTCTGCTAAACTGGCGGTAGATAAAGAGATTGCTCAAGGTGGAAACCAGTCACACTTCAAGCAGTTGTCTGGCGATATAATACTGGCTTTGGGGGATGCTTTATATTCA GAGCCTCAGGCAAAAATATGTGCAAATATATTATGGGGATTGAATGAATGCCTATTG ATCTGTGGATCACTTCTCATGGAAGATCAGGTCCGTAGCATCATCTATGAGATAAAGCACGTTCTTATGGAAAGTTCACGCAGAAATGGAGAACTCGCAAAGAGAGCAAAATCAGAAGACTTTGATGCTGAGGAGGCTGAATTGCTGAGGGCTGTAAGAGAGCTAGAAGAAGAAGTTTGCAGAAAT GTTGGTAACATATTGATTACATTGATCCAAACATTCAAGGCTGCTTTCTTACCTTTTTTCGATGAGCTTTCATCATATCTATTGCCTATGATG GGAAAGGATAAAACAGCTGCAGAGAGAAGTGTGTGTTTTCATGTTTTTGACATACTTGTGGTGTATTGCGGCGAAGCAGCTCTAAA GTACTATAATATatatcttccttttcttttggACTCAAGTGACGACGAAAATCCAGTTGTTAGACAG AATGCGCTTTATGGACTTGGGTTGTGTGCGGAACATGGTGGTTCTGTTTTCAAACCTTTTGTTGGAG AGGCTCTTTCGAGGATCAATGTAGTGATAACACATCTACCCGATCGTGAACCTGAGAATTTAAGTGCATATTATAATGCTGCTTTTGCGCTTGGTAAGATATGTCAATTTCATCAGGAAAGTATCGATTCAACACAG ATTATTCCGGCTTGGTTGAATTGTCTGCCCATAAAAGAGGACACGGTTAAAGCCAAAGTAGTTCACAAACAGCTCTGTTCAATGGTTGAAAG ATCAGACGGAGAACTTTTGGGTCCCAACTATCAGTACCTTCCAAAGGTTATTTCAGTTTTTGTAGAG TACCAGCAGCCACCTTGGCATCAGCATGCTCATTGTTATTGCCGCAGCAGGAGATGGAATTGGAATCCATTTATCACCCGAGGAAGATGTTAA
- the LOC104090970 gene encoding uncharacterized protein isoform X5, with translation MAEQMMIGKNEGRLRFELVPSQRVVELSWREHSPIFEGVPENSFQMEAILGPDSQPFQTFISDHWSNSEEKRSEAEWMFNMMKQKDPESIALKLVDYLGPSHDIYYRERCAGLLRKLLNDNDLCTWHNLSVSTQSIIKSMIVDRFSVEEPGFIIQELLITVWTLIDSVRADKTWPELLPPLYQCVTNSSLDPYLKGAACIIFAILSKDIGETTVPCVKDLHKLFLNTLNDDTLHLQVRITAARAVITFIQSVPSSNEKERFQELLPGMMKALTDTLNNKRREDAAEQVLLFLIKLAKNEPRFLRRQLVDVVGTMFDIAEDKSLEERTRHLAIEFVLALVEAREKAPGMMKKLPLFTTTCFAVLLNLLLDIKDKPSWHSSEIWNDQAGVTDNYIYGRECLSRFSKALGGKTIAPIALEQLDAYLIVPEWEKRHAALIALSQIAEGSSKVMMKYLEQIVYMVLHAFQDPHPRVRWAAINAVAQFSIDFCPHLQVQYHNLVLPALAAAMDDFQHPRVQAHAALAVSDFCKSNKPETLVRYLNRILNKQLVLLQNDNEMVQRAALKALSGIADLSKEQFREYYDFVMPYLKTIRVNANDKSNHKLQVRAFECISLVALAVGKEKFRDDLEQVMEVLKSFQKSQVRESDTIVYILQACNRICQCIGKDFLPHMSTVMPSLVECAQFEPDKTVSTDKLYDSIHKVKFVNEMICIKGCDLLEVKSIACGLLGRYAHNLKEEFYPWISQVVSVLVPLLKFYIDDDVRNYANYALSSLLPSAKLAVDKEIAQGGNQSHFKQLSGDIILALGDALYSEPQAKICANILWGLNECLLICGSLLMEDQVRSIIYEIKHVLMESSRRNGELAKRAKSEDFDAEEAELLRAVRELEEEVCRNVGNILITLIQTFKAAFLPFFDELSSYLLPMMGKDKTAAERSVCFHVFDILVVYCGEAALKYYNIYLPFLLDSSDDENPVVRQNALYGLGLCAEHGGSVFKPFVGEALSRINVVITHLPDREPENLSAYYNAAFALGKICQFHQESIDSTQIRRRTFGSQLSVPSKGYFSFCRGFMCWRESCYR, from the exons ATGGCCGAGCAAATGATGATTGGAAAAAATGAAGGCAGGCTAAGGTTTGAATTGGTACCAAGTCAGCGCGTCGTTGAATTGAGTTGGAGAGAGCATTCCCCCATTTTTGAAGGAGTTCCTGAAAATTCG TTCCAGATGGAGGCGATTCTGGGGCCTGATTCACAGCCATTTCAAACCTTTATTTCCGATCACTGGTCCAACTCTGAGGAGAAACGATCCGAGGCTGAGTGGATGTTCAACATGATGAAGCAAAAGGATCCAGAGTCCATTGCTCTTAAGCTTGTTGACTATCTTGGCCCTTCCCATGACATTTATTACCGTGAAAGGTGTGCTGGACTCCTTCGCAAGTTGCTTAATGATAATGACTTGTGCACTTGGCATAATCTAAGTGTCTCCACTCAATCTATCATCAAATCTATGATCGTTGATCGTTTCTCCGTTGAAGAACCAGGATTCATCATTCAAGAGCTCCTTATAACTGTTTGGACGCTTATTGATTCAGTTCGTGCAGATAAAACCTGGCCTGAATTATTGCCACCCCTGTACCAATGTGTCACTAATTCCAGTTTAGACCCGTACTTAAAAGGGGCAGCTTGCATAATATTTGCGATTCTATCTAAGGACATAGGCGAAACAACAGTACCTTGCGTAAAAGATTTGCACAAGCTATTCCTTAATACACTGAATGATGATACCCTCCACCTCCAAGTGAGGATCACTGCCGCAAGAGCTGTGATCACCTTTATTCAGAGCGTACCGAGTTCTAATGAAAAAGAGCGGTTTCAAGAATTATTGCCAGGTATGATGAAGGCTTTGACTGACACATTGAACAACAAGAGGAGGGAGGATGCAGCAGAGCAGGTGCTGTTATTTCTTATAAAGTTGGCGAAGAATGAACCTAGGTTCTTGAGGAGGCAGCTAGTGGATGTGGTGGGTACCATGTTTGACATAGCAGAGGATAAGAGTTTGGAAGAAAGGACAAGGCACTTGGCAATTGAGTTCGTATTAGCTTTGGTTGAGGCTAGGGAGAAGGCCCCTGGTATGATGAAGAAGCTGCCTTTGTTTACTACCACTTGTTTTGCagtgttgttgaatttgttgctGGATATTAAGGACAAGCCTAGCTGGCATAGTTCGGAGATCTGGAATGACCAGGCAGGGGTTACTGATAACTACATTTATGGTCGGGAGTGTTTAAGCCGGTTTTCTAAAGCATTAGGTGGCAAGACTATAGCTCCTATTGCACTAGAGCAGCTGGATGCTTATTTGATAGTCCCTGAGTGGGAGAAACGGCACGCAGCTCTCATTGCACTTTCTCAGATAGCTGAAGGAAGCTCAAAG GTGATGATGAAGTATTTGGAGCAAATAGTGTATATGGTTCTGCATGCTTTCCAAGATCCTCATCCTCGAGTCAGATGGGCTGCTATTAATGCAGTTGCGCAGTTCTCAATTGACTTCTGTCCACATTTGCAAGTACAATACCATAACTTAGTATTGCCTGCATTAGCTGCAGCTATGGATGATTTTCAACATCCTCGAGTGCAG GCACATGCAGCTTTAGCTGTCTCGGATTTCTGTAAATCTAACAAGCCAGAAACTTTGGTACGCTACTTAAATAGAATACTCAACAAACAGCTTGTACTTTTACAG AACGACAACGAAATGGTTCAAAGAGCAGCATTAAAGGCATTGTCTGGTATTGCTGATTTATCTAAG GAGCAATTCCGAGAGTACTATGATTTTGTAATGCCATATTTGAAAACTATCCGGGTAAATGCAAATGATAAATCTAATCACAAGCTTCAAGTCAGAGCCTTCGAGTGCATAAGCCTGGTTGCATTGGCTGTAGGCAAAGAGAAATTCAGAGATGACTTAGAGCAG GTTATGGAAGTGCTCAAGTCATTTCAAAAATCACAAGTGAGAGAGTCTGATACTATTGTTTATATTCTACAG GCATGTAACAGAATTTGTCAGTGCATAGGAAAGGATTTTCTTCCTCACATGAGTACAGTCATGCCCTCTTTAGTTGAATGTGCTCAATTTGAGCCCGATAAGACTGTATCGACTGATAAATTGTATGATAG TATACACAAAGTCAAGTTTGTGAATGAAATGATATGCATCAAAGGATGTGACCTCTTAGAGGTGAAATCTATAGCCTGTGGTCTCCTTGGTAGATATGCTCATAATTTGAAGGAAGAATTCTATCCATGGATTTCCCAG GTTGTTTCAGTTTTAGTTCCGCTTCTTAAATTCTATATCGACGATGATGTCAGGAACTATGCTAATTATG CATTGTCATCCCTGTTGCCTTCTGCTAAACTGGCGGTAGATAAAGAGATTGCTCAAGGTGGAAACCAGTCACACTTCAAGCAGTTGTCTGGCGATATAATACTGGCTTTGGGGGATGCTTTATATTCA GAGCCTCAGGCAAAAATATGTGCAAATATATTATGGGGATTGAATGAATGCCTATTG ATCTGTGGATCACTTCTCATGGAAGATCAGGTCCGTAGCATCATCTATGAGATAAAGCACGTTCTTATGGAAAGTTCACGCAGAAATGGAGAACTCGCAAAGAGAGCAAAATCAGAAGACTTTGATGCTGAGGAGGCTGAATTGCTGAGGGCTGTAAGAGAGCTAGAAGAAGAAGTTTGCAGAAAT GTTGGTAACATATTGATTACATTGATCCAAACATTCAAGGCTGCTTTCTTACCTTTTTTCGATGAGCTTTCATCATATCTATTGCCTATGATG GGAAAGGATAAAACAGCTGCAGAGAGAAGTGTGTGTTTTCATGTTTTTGACATACTTGTGGTGTATTGCGGCGAAGCAGCTCTAAA GTACTATAATATatatcttccttttcttttggACTCAAGTGACGACGAAAATCCAGTTGTTAGACAG AATGCGCTTTATGGACTTGGGTTGTGTGCGGAACATGGTGGTTCTGTTTTCAAACCTTTTGTTGGAG AGGCTCTTTCGAGGATCAATGTAGTGATAACACATCTACCCGATCGTGAACCTGAGAATTTAAGTGCATATTATAATGCTGCTTTTGCGCTTGGTAAGATATGTCAATTTCATCAGGAAAGTATCGATTCAACACAG ATCAGACGGAGAACTTTTGGGTCCCAACTATCAGTACCTTCCAAAGGTTATTTCAGTTTTTGTAGAG GTTTTATGTGTTGGAGAGAATCTTGCTACAGATGA
- the LOC104090970 gene encoding importin subunit beta-3-like isoform X6, with amino-acid sequence MAEQMMIGKNEGRLRFELVPSQRVVELSWREHSPIFEGVPENSFQMEAILGPDSQPFQTFISDHWSNSEEKRSEAEWMFNMMKQKDPESIALKLVDYLGPSHDIYYRERCAGLLRKLLNDNDLCTWHNLSVSTQSIIKSMIVDRFSVEEPGFIIQELLITVWTLIDSVRADKTWPELLPPLYQCVTNSSLDPYLKGAACIIFAILSKDIGETTVPCVKDLHKLFLNTLNDDTLHLQVRITAARAVITFIQSVPSSNEKERFQELLPGMMKALTDTLNNKRREDAAEQVLLFLIKLAKNEPRFLRRQLVDVVGTMFDIAEDKSLEERTRHLAIEFVLALVEAREKAPGMMKKLPLFTTTCFAVLLNLLLDIKDKPSWHSSEIWNDQAGVTDNYIYGRECLSRFSKALGGKTIAPIALEQLDAYLIVPEWEKRHAALIALSQIAEGSSKVMMKYLEQIVYMVLHAFQDPHPRVRWAAINAVAQFSIDFCPHLQVQYHNLVLPALAAAMDDFQHPRVQAHAALAVSDFCKSNKPETLVRYLNRILNKQLVLLQNDNEMVQRAALKALSGIADLSKEQFREYYDFVMPYLKTIRVNANDKSNHKLQVRAFECISLVALAVGKEKFRDDLEQVMEVLKSFQKSQVRESDTIVYILQACNRICQCIGKDFLPHMSTVMPSLVECAQFEPDKTVSTDKLYDSIHKVKFVNEMICIKGCDLLEVKSIACGLLGRYAHNLKEEFYPWISQVVSVLVPLLKFYIDDDVRNYANYALSSLLPSAKLAVDKEIAQGGNQSHFKQLSGDIILALGDALYSEPQAKICANILWGLNECLLICGSLLMEDQVRSIIYEIKHVLMESSRRNGELAKRAKSEDFDAEEAELLRAVRELEEEVCRNVGNILITLIQTFKAAFLPFFDELSSYLLPMMGKDKTAAERSVCFHVFDILVVYCGEAALKRKPWKQPLLLQKCRVL; translated from the exons ATGGCCGAGCAAATGATGATTGGAAAAAATGAAGGCAGGCTAAGGTTTGAATTGGTACCAAGTCAGCGCGTCGTTGAATTGAGTTGGAGAGAGCATTCCCCCATTTTTGAAGGAGTTCCTGAAAATTCG TTCCAGATGGAGGCGATTCTGGGGCCTGATTCACAGCCATTTCAAACCTTTATTTCCGATCACTGGTCCAACTCTGAGGAGAAACGATCCGAGGCTGAGTGGATGTTCAACATGATGAAGCAAAAGGATCCAGAGTCCATTGCTCTTAAGCTTGTTGACTATCTTGGCCCTTCCCATGACATTTATTACCGTGAAAGGTGTGCTGGACTCCTTCGCAAGTTGCTTAATGATAATGACTTGTGCACTTGGCATAATCTAAGTGTCTCCACTCAATCTATCATCAAATCTATGATCGTTGATCGTTTCTCCGTTGAAGAACCAGGATTCATCATTCAAGAGCTCCTTATAACTGTTTGGACGCTTATTGATTCAGTTCGTGCAGATAAAACCTGGCCTGAATTATTGCCACCCCTGTACCAATGTGTCACTAATTCCAGTTTAGACCCGTACTTAAAAGGGGCAGCTTGCATAATATTTGCGATTCTATCTAAGGACATAGGCGAAACAACAGTACCTTGCGTAAAAGATTTGCACAAGCTATTCCTTAATACACTGAATGATGATACCCTCCACCTCCAAGTGAGGATCACTGCCGCAAGAGCTGTGATCACCTTTATTCAGAGCGTACCGAGTTCTAATGAAAAAGAGCGGTTTCAAGAATTATTGCCAGGTATGATGAAGGCTTTGACTGACACATTGAACAACAAGAGGAGGGAGGATGCAGCAGAGCAGGTGCTGTTATTTCTTATAAAGTTGGCGAAGAATGAACCTAGGTTCTTGAGGAGGCAGCTAGTGGATGTGGTGGGTACCATGTTTGACATAGCAGAGGATAAGAGTTTGGAAGAAAGGACAAGGCACTTGGCAATTGAGTTCGTATTAGCTTTGGTTGAGGCTAGGGAGAAGGCCCCTGGTATGATGAAGAAGCTGCCTTTGTTTACTACCACTTGTTTTGCagtgttgttgaatttgttgctGGATATTAAGGACAAGCCTAGCTGGCATAGTTCGGAGATCTGGAATGACCAGGCAGGGGTTACTGATAACTACATTTATGGTCGGGAGTGTTTAAGCCGGTTTTCTAAAGCATTAGGTGGCAAGACTATAGCTCCTATTGCACTAGAGCAGCTGGATGCTTATTTGATAGTCCCTGAGTGGGAGAAACGGCACGCAGCTCTCATTGCACTTTCTCAGATAGCTGAAGGAAGCTCAAAG GTGATGATGAAGTATTTGGAGCAAATAGTGTATATGGTTCTGCATGCTTTCCAAGATCCTCATCCTCGAGTCAGATGGGCTGCTATTAATGCAGTTGCGCAGTTCTCAATTGACTTCTGTCCACATTTGCAAGTACAATACCATAACTTAGTATTGCCTGCATTAGCTGCAGCTATGGATGATTTTCAACATCCTCGAGTGCAG GCACATGCAGCTTTAGCTGTCTCGGATTTCTGTAAATCTAACAAGCCAGAAACTTTGGTACGCTACTTAAATAGAATACTCAACAAACAGCTTGTACTTTTACAG AACGACAACGAAATGGTTCAAAGAGCAGCATTAAAGGCATTGTCTGGTATTGCTGATTTATCTAAG GAGCAATTCCGAGAGTACTATGATTTTGTAATGCCATATTTGAAAACTATCCGGGTAAATGCAAATGATAAATCTAATCACAAGCTTCAAGTCAGAGCCTTCGAGTGCATAAGCCTGGTTGCATTGGCTGTAGGCAAAGAGAAATTCAGAGATGACTTAGAGCAG GTTATGGAAGTGCTCAAGTCATTTCAAAAATCACAAGTGAGAGAGTCTGATACTATTGTTTATATTCTACAG GCATGTAACAGAATTTGTCAGTGCATAGGAAAGGATTTTCTTCCTCACATGAGTACAGTCATGCCCTCTTTAGTTGAATGTGCTCAATTTGAGCCCGATAAGACTGTATCGACTGATAAATTGTATGATAG TATACACAAAGTCAAGTTTGTGAATGAAATGATATGCATCAAAGGATGTGACCTCTTAGAGGTGAAATCTATAGCCTGTGGTCTCCTTGGTAGATATGCTCATAATTTGAAGGAAGAATTCTATCCATGGATTTCCCAG GTTGTTTCAGTTTTAGTTCCGCTTCTTAAATTCTATATCGACGATGATGTCAGGAACTATGCTAATTATG CATTGTCATCCCTGTTGCCTTCTGCTAAACTGGCGGTAGATAAAGAGATTGCTCAAGGTGGAAACCAGTCACACTTCAAGCAGTTGTCTGGCGATATAATACTGGCTTTGGGGGATGCTTTATATTCA GAGCCTCAGGCAAAAATATGTGCAAATATATTATGGGGATTGAATGAATGCCTATTG ATCTGTGGATCACTTCTCATGGAAGATCAGGTCCGTAGCATCATCTATGAGATAAAGCACGTTCTTATGGAAAGTTCACGCAGAAATGGAGAACTCGCAAAGAGAGCAAAATCAGAAGACTTTGATGCTGAGGAGGCTGAATTGCTGAGGGCTGTAAGAGAGCTAGAAGAAGAAGTTTGCAGAAAT GTTGGTAACATATTGATTACATTGATCCAAACATTCAAGGCTGCTTTCTTACCTTTTTTCGATGAGCTTTCATCATATCTATTGCCTATGATG GGAAAGGATAAAACAGCTGCAGAGAGAAGTGTGTGTTTTCATGTTTTTGACATACTTGTGGTGTATTGCGGCGAAGCAGCTCTAAA GAGGAAGCCTTGGAAACAGCCTctcctcttgcagaaatgcagg GTACTATAA